A region of the Vigna unguiculata cultivar IT97K-499-35 chromosome 9, ASM411807v1, whole genome shotgun sequence genome:
CCCATTGCATACACCTAAACTGAAAGTGTCTGGACGGTTGTAAAACTCCTGAAATTGTTGCAAAACGTGTTCATTAAATCTTATGCAAGCAGACCAGCCTTTGGCGGAGTCAAGCACATCAGCATAGCTAAATCCACCAACAAACACAATTCCACGGAACTCCTGCAAAGAGATCTTTCCATTGAGAAGGTCCGACATAGTGATATCCCATGGCTCAAAACCAGCAGCATAAAACGCTGCAGCCATTTCTCTATCTCCATTGCTCCCTTCTTCTCTAATCACGGCCACCTTAGGTTTTGTAGTTGCAAGCAAAAACTTTTTGTCAGTGAAAACAGGGAGATAGGTCAGATTCCATGAGGGCTCATACCGATGTTTCAGTCCTTCTTTCTCCATATCCACACAAGACGCTAGTCTTTGAAACTTTTCAAGTTGAAAACTGGTCTCCTCCCACATGTCCCTAAGGATACTAGTTTTTTCAGATAAACAAGTCTCGCCATCAACCTTGACTTCTATAGATGGATTGGCTGTTACTTCACCAATGATTTCAGCTGAAACTCCCACAttgtttaatttatctaataCCAAAGCCAGATTTTTCTTGCTTACTTCAAGAACTAATCCAAGCTCTTCGGCATATAGTGTTTGGAAGAGACTGTTACCTTGAGATGACAAGTTCAAACTAAGTCCACAATTACCAGCAAATGCCATCTCTAGTGCACAAACAAGAAGCCCACCATCACTAATATCATGACCAGCAGAAATCAGTTCATCGATGAGAAGATCTTGAACACCTCCAAATACCTTTTTAAGATAAGGAACATCATCAAGATCTGGACAGTCATTCCCAACTTGGTCAAATGCTTGGGCAAGAGCAGATCCTCCTAATCGCCTCTTACCTCTTGACAAATCAATATGAAGCAAAACACCTTCATCCTTGAGCTTTAAATCTGGTGTTACTGTTTTTGTTATATCAGGACAAGTAACATAAACACTGATGACAAGATTTCCTGGAGCTTTGACAACTTCATTTTCAGCATGGGCTGCCATAGAAAGGCTGTCTTTCCCTCCATCAATAGCAATGCCAAGTTCAATCATTGCTTCAGATAAAGCAATGGCAGCATCATACATGTCAGTTCCTTCCCCATCAAGCTTGGCAGCATACATCCAGTTACCACTAGCCTTGACATCAGAAAGTGAAGTGACCTGTGCCCATACAAGATTTGTCAGTGCTTCTCCAACCGCCAACCGAGCCATTGCTTTGGGATCTAACAGGCCTTTGATTGGTTGTTCCCCAATGGCACAAGCACCTCCAGTCAAATCATTAAAAGTTTGAGCTGTAACAGCAACATCAGCAAGGGGGATCTGCAAAGGGCCAACAGTTTGCTGTTGTGCCACTAGACCAGTAACACACCTATCAACTTTTGTAGTTAAGAAGCGTTTCGAACAGACGGATGGTAAACTCAATACCCTCTTCAAAGAATCTATCACTGCAATCCCAGGTGCAATATCAAGTGGCTCCCGCTCATAGACGACccgattaaatttaaaagattttttggGCATGTCACCAAGGACTTTCTCCAGTTCAAGATCAACAGCAGGAGGAGGTGGAGGAAGTCCATGCGAAATACTCTTCTGAGTTGCCAAGCTATCAACTAACACAACACGTCCATCACCGCTGATAGTTCCAATAACTGCCATTGAAACTTTTTCCCTGCTACATATTGATTCCAAGAGATCACGACTTTCAGGCTTCACCAAGATTGCATCTTGCTCCTGATACTCTGCTCCCCAAATTTCTAGAACAGACATCGTGTGATCACCAACCACAATTGCTCGGACATCTATCTCAGCACCCTTTGGATATATAATTTCCTTCACAACATTGCAGTTACCACCAGCACCTTGATCATGAATGCTAATAATTGGATTTTTATCCCCCATCTCAATACATGCACGAACAAGACGATATAATTTTTGAGCCATCTCAGCATCCCCACGTTGCACAGCATTGAAATCAAGCTCTGCATCATTCTGCCCACTGACCATGCTTGAGGCTGCTCCACCTCCCATGCCAATGCGATAAGCTGGGCCTCCAATCTTGACAACCAGCATTCCAATGTCAGGTTCTCCCTTTGATATATGAAGGTGGTCTATCTGTCCAATGCCTGCACTGAACATGATTGGCTTCAACCATTCTCGCCTCTCCCCACTTGGAAGTCTCATTCCAAAAGTTCTACAAAAACCCTGGATCAATGGCTCTCCAAATTTGTTGCCATAGTCAGATGCGCCATTACTAGAATCTATGAGAATCTGTAAAGGTGGTGCCAAATTTGCTGGATAAGTAAAGGAGGTATCTTCCCATGGAGCATAAAAGCCAGATGTGTTGAGATTTCCAACACAATAACCAGCTGTAGCTGCCTGAACAAAGGACCCTCTTCCTGTAGCATGTGTATCCCTAATGCGACCTCCTGCACCTGTCTCTGCACCAGGATAAGGTGCCACTGCACACGGAAAATTATGTGTTTCAGCTGTAAACAGTATATCTAACTCACGTACTGCAACTTCTAGTGGACATGATGAACCAGGCCGAACTGGGCGGAGCTGCTTCACTGGGAAACCCCTGATTGCACTTGAGTTATCCTTAAAGCCAATGACTGAATTATTGGGATTTGCCTGCAAAGTACTTTTCACAATCTGCATTAGAGTTTTATCCATAAGCTGCCCATCAATAAAAATCTTTCCGGTAAAAAACCAATGTCTACTATGCTCACTGTTGGATTGAGCAATATCAAACAACTCTACATTGGTTGGGTTGCGCTTAATGTCTTCTCTGAAAAGTTTGGTGTAATATTCCAAATCCTGGTCATCAAAGGCGAAACCCATCTCCAAATTAATCTCTTCTAATGCCTTTCGTCCCTTCTCCATAACAGGTATATAACGAATCTCTTCAGGAACAACACTGGTCTCAAAGGATGTTAGCTTCTGAGTATAAACACATTCGGTCATCCTATCATGAACCATAGAAGCAAATTCACTGATTTGATGATCTTGCAGCTCACTTGTGGTGAATAACAAGTACCTTCTTGACCGTTCCAAACGTGTCACTTCTGTCAATCCACAGGCTTGGCAAATTGCTACAGCATTAGTAGACCATGCTGTGGTAAATGACAACCTGGGACCAACCTCAACTATAACTGGACTCAAACCCTCCTTCCACTTCTTCTCAAGAAAGCTCTCAGTTCCAATATTCTCAGGCTCAAAAGTTTCTTGAAGAAGCCATTTAAGGACTGAAAATTTTCCAGTGGAAAGGTGTGAACTAAGGCCAATATTATAGCATTGCTCCGTTTGTATTTCCACAATCTGACTAGATATTTTCACTTGAGCTTCCTTTAGAAGCTCAGCAGCTGCACTTTCTTGCATAAATGGGACTCGGTACAAATGATCAACTTCTGAAGCAGGCTTCTGAACCAAGCCAGGTTGTTCTTCTACAGAAGAGCTCACACTCCCAGAAACCACAGCTCTGGGATTTTCTTGAGCCTCACACCTTAAATGCAAAGCTCTTCGAGTTGATCCCAGCGCCCAATTCCTATTCCAAAGCGTACCCCATAGCATATGATTTCTCTGTCTATGAGGCTTCTTCTTCAAAAACAAAGTTTGCCTAGAAGTACCCTggaaccaaaatcacaaaaaacaataAGCAAAGATGCATTTTCAATTGCCAAATTAAACATGGCCACCAACTAGTCAGTGACagagttaaaaataaaacaaacgcCAACCCATGTCAACGATGCAAACTTGATAGTCAACCCAATATGTTAGTACAACagtaaaggagaaaaaaaaaacacagaagGGAAAGGGAAGACCCATGAAACACCGTTGCACTTCATCTGATAAATTAAACACGCAGCACCTAGTGATCTACGAAAAACTAACAGATTAAAGCAAACATATGGCAAAAGTAGAAACCTTCAACGAATAAAAAACATGCCACTACAACATCAAAGCATGAAACCCAAAACAACATTTCATGAATAAAAAGGATGCATCATACGATGTTAATTCAAAGAGATGAAATAAAACCAAACCTGCACGAATTGAGACACCCCAAATTCCTTGACAGCCGCCATGTCCTCGATCAAGTGTTGGAAACCCCTAAAACAGAAAAAGTGggggaaaaataaaaagtttgaaaagGGAACTGAGCAGAAGGGCGTGGGCGTGGGCGTGAATGAAGTAGAAAGGAAGAAGAACAAAACGCAGTAGCTTAAGACATTAAAGGGTTTTGGAGTGGCACAAAAATAAAACCCTACACAGTCAGCCACTTGGTCCaatgaatgaataaaatataatgttctTACCCTTTCAACTATGGTTGCGTTGGCGCTATTTtatattcttcaattttatattctttgttcCCTTTCCTCTGTTTCATCGATCGATTGTTTCTCTGCTCATTTTTCCTGTCTTTCTTCAGTCGAATCCGAATGATAATGTAAgcacatttgtttttcttttaattgtgaGCTGTAAATTACTATGATGTTTTAGAAAGATAAGGACGAGGtagttttaataatatattcttATACTGTTACTTGTCTAGTGAATAAGATATGGTTTCATATTCAGAAGTTGTGTATGCTCCGGTTTTCCTCATCTCttttcagaaaaagaaaagtgatattctataaaagttttttttgtatttatctcCCTTCGTATTATTTACTACTATATCTCATAATAATGGAgagattaatataatataatgttagagtaagataaataaaaatattgtgtgAAATATTATACGATTACCACTTTCTCTTTTTTAGAGTAagataaatgtaaatattaagTTTGATAcagaaaaaagtaattaaattgaAGTTAGCAAACAGTAATTTCTATGTATTTTATAATGAGTACGACTTTTATTTGACAAAAGAAAAAGTAgttactgttattattattattattattattattattattattattattattattattattattattattattattattattattattattattattattattattattattattattgtgtgacCGTTCATTCAACTCTAAGCATAACTGACTTTACCGAAATTGTAAGTacaatttgaattttcttttttaagttgtAATGTTTCTATCAAATTGCAAGTGATTTACAAAACTTTGAAACAAATAACGATTAATGAGTTAACATATTTGAATATGAACTTTATTTCTGTTGTTATATCACATTAATTCTTGTATAgcaaatttaaatttctatacGTGTAACCATTcatttgcattctttcttttattgtatatatttcaTTGTATCCACGAAAACAAttcttattatttgaaaaaaacatatagcctctaaaaataataaatacattctgaaaaattatttaaaatatttgtttatttatatctttatttctctaaaattatatattagataattttttcaaatgaatatattttttacaattcaCTAAATTCAGTTATATCACATTTATTCTATTACTTTCTtaataaatcttaatttttttattcaccaaaaaaaatctttaaaaatttgctatttttaattactataaaatatatgtatttctaaatatttatttatctattttttatatctatttacctaaatattttttgtataacatcttttagaatatttatatctatttatatataagttttctaaatatttatttttatttgtttatatatatatatatatatatttttttctaggcatttcttcaaaatatatctattttaaaaaatatatatctaatTTTGTAGATGTCTACTTAATTAAATACTgcataattaattatagtttccttcaaacatttatttttaactaattaaaattttcaattaaaaaaatacaaaaagttaaCTCACAATTCAGCTTCTCAATAATCAACATCACACCAAAttcaaaattgtattatttCACAAGATATAAAGTACAGTATCCtacattcaaaaataaaattgaaaattgtatCAGTAGGTCAAAAATTTTCAGAATAAAaagtacaataaaataataaaacaagagATATTGACGAAAACTGAGAAGAAAGTATGAGTATAAtagtgaatgtatatatatatatatatatacacgtgtGTATGTATGATTTAAGTAATATAATAGGTATTTGAGATACGATTATGTGAGTAATTAGAACCAACAACACTCGTCAGTTTTTCTTAATCtattctttcaaaattttctttttccttcccCTATTCGATTATCACAATTCCCTTTTAAGGGTCCTAATAATCCCTATATCGACTTCAAGTATCTTAGCCAATTTTTACAGAGTCAGTAAATGGATTCGATAAACTACCTCGCAACCATTTGTTTTTTTCAACTTGAATATTAATTAATCTATAgctatatataacaaaataattatccTTTCAGTTGTCCACAGTTGTTTCTCAATTTTAccatttcaataataattttttaaaaccaaaataattacTTGTATCAGTATTTCAGtctttaacattttttcaatttaactgttttttgaatcttaactattttattattttttattatatatattaaatttgtccATTAAAATGCAGAGAATAAAATACTAGTATGTATGTATTGACCAAACTTTGACAAGGTTGGGAGAACTGCAGGCATTTGAAGTTGGAATAAAATGGGGGATGAAAGAGAAGGTCACAAATTAGCAGAAACACTCAATTCAAAATCTTCACTGAAAGAAAAGCTGGATATAAAGTAATTTGTCAAGCCCATAAAACAATCTATAGGAGAGGGCAATATTCtagaaaactaaacaaaaaataaagcaCAAAACATAATACTTAAGGAATATTTGAGCTGGTTGGCGCCCCAAAACCACCAGATCCACGACCAAAGCCAGGCCTTCCTCCAGGTCCCTGCAATATGGCAAAACAATTGATAAGGAGAGGGGGAAAACAACGGAATGAAAAGAAACCAAAAccattatatatattgtttgcTGCGCATAATGAAATGTCCCTAGAAGATGCAAGCATGATTATGAACATTTAATTGTACAGCTTCAAGGACACAGTCATCATAA
Encoded here:
- the LOC114163226 gene encoding probable phosphoribosylformylglycinamidine synthase, chloroplastic/mitochondrial translates to MAAVKEFGVSQFVQGTSRQTLFLKKKPHRQRNHMLWGTLWNRNWALGSTRRALHLRCEAQENPRAVVSGSVSSSVEEQPGLVQKPASEVDHLYRVPFMQESAAAELLKEAQVKISSQIVEIQTEQCYNIGLSSHLSTGKFSVLKWLLQETFEPENIGTESFLEKKWKEGLSPVIVEVGPRLSFTTAWSTNAVAICQACGLTEVTRLERSRRYLLFTTSELQDHQISEFASMVHDRMTECVYTQKLTSFETSVVPEEIRYIPVMEKGRKALEEINLEMGFAFDDQDLEYYTKLFREDIKRNPTNVELFDIAQSNSEHSRHWFFTGKIFIDGQLMDKTLMQIVKSTLQANPNNSVIGFKDNSSAIRGFPVKQLRPVRPGSSCPLEVAVRELDILFTAETHNFPCAVAPYPGAETGAGGRIRDTHATGRGSFVQAATAGYCVGNLNTSGFYAPWEDTSFTYPANLAPPLQILIDSSNGASDYGNKFGEPLIQGFCRTFGMRLPSGERREWLKPIMFSAGIGQIDHLHISKGEPDIGMLVVKIGGPAYRIGMGGGAASSMVSGQNDAELDFNAVQRGDAEMAQKLYRLVRACIEMGDKNPIISIHDQGAGGNCNVVKEIIYPKGAEIDVRAIVVGDHTMSVLEIWGAEYQEQDAILVKPESRDLLESICSREKVSMAVIGTISGDGRVVLVDSLATQKSISHGLPPPPPAVDLELEKVLGDMPKKSFKFNRVVYEREPLDIAPGIAVIDSLKRVLSLPSVCSKRFLTTKVDRCVTGLVAQQQTVGPLQIPLADVAVTAQTFNDLTGGACAIGEQPIKGLLDPKAMARLAVGEALTNLVWAQVTSLSDVKASGNWMYAAKLDGEGTDMYDAAIALSEAMIELGIAIDGGKDSLSMAAHAENEVVKAPGNLVISVYVTCPDITKTVTPDLKLKDEGVLLHIDLSRGKRRLGGSALAQAFDQVGNDCPDLDDVPYLKKVFGGVQDLLIDELISAGHDISDGGLLVCALEMAFAGNCGLSLNLSSQGNSLFQTLYAEELGLVLEVSKKNLALVLDKLNNVGVSAEIIGEVTANPSIEVKVDGETCLSEKTSILRDMWEETSFQLEKFQRLASCVDMEKEGLKHRYEPSWNLTYLPVFTDKKFLLATTKPKVAVIREEGSNGDREMAAAFYAAGFEPWDITMSDLLNGKISLQEFRGIVFVGGFSYADVLDSAKGWSACIRFNEHVLQQFQEFYNRPDTFSLGVCNGCQLMALLGWVPGPQIGGVHGAGGDLSQPRFIHNKSGRFECRFTSVTIKPSPAIMFNGMEGSTLGIWAAHGEGRAYFPDEGVFDRILHSDLAPIRYCDDAGNPTETYPFNVNGSPLGVAAICSPDGRHLAMMPHPERCFLMWQFPWYPKHWHVEKNGPSPWLRMFQNAREWCS